The genomic region CAATAGGTCAATGAATATGTTAAACTCGGTTGATTATTTCAACACCTATTTCAGCGGTTTCAAATCACTGTAATAGGTCATACAATTGTTTAAACCTATTGCTGCAGTTTAAAACCACCGTAATATGTCACACAATTTTTGAACCAAACTTCGATGTTTTCAACACCTATTGTAGCAATTTAAAAAACCGTTGTAATAGGTCAAACAATTTTTGAACCAAACTTCAATGTTTTCAACACCTATTGTAGCGGTTTCAAATCGCCATAATAGGTCAAACAATTGTTTAAACCTATTGTGACGGTTTAAAACTACCGTAataagtcaaaaaaaaattttaatcaaatttctaTGTTTTCAACACCTATTGTGGTGATTTCAAACCACCGTTATCGGTCTACCTGTTGTATAGTGCATTGTGAAATTGTCTCTATAAACCTGTAAATAGCAGAGATTGGCCacacctattgcggcgcttaCGAAAGTGCCACTATTCTCCTGGGTGTATTGAGGCGGTTACCACAAGAGTGCCTCAGTAGATGATCTATAGTGGCAGTTTTGGAAACTGCCGAGAAAAAAATGCCGATATATCccttgttttgtgtgtgtgtgtgtgtgtgtgtgtgtttgtttggcaGATTTATGTTGAGTTTCATATTAGATATGTgctaatttgttttatattttattaacagCTACAAAAGACTTCAACCGATATAGCTAATccttttctttgtgtttttacattaattttGGCAATACATTTCATTTTCCTTCGGTGCCAAAAATATGCATGTCATTGCTTTTGATTATATGTCATTGATACAGAGGCATGTGTCCATCCATCATCCAATCAATCGCTAGTAATTAAGCTCTTCGGCAGTAAGTATATATTTAGTTACTAATACTATGGTGCACTCTTGAACAGTGCTTATTGATTTTGCAATTCAACatgagtaattaattaattatttacaCTCTATTTGTTTAatcaatgatattttctagaaaatgagtcattttccaaaaagcattttctataaaactatctcattttccaatgtttggtagcaactttaaataagttgaaaaacaatctcctaacttctcttatttagcttgatgtgagatagagttgttttccaaaaaaaaaaattaatggaaaacaatctataaaaataagccatactttttatattgatcaaagatagttttcatttaactcatctttttttatgctaccaaacactggaaaaaaaggaaacctatctttacacaaggttttccttctctcatataataataagtttCACTAATCAACTTTATAATGAGGTCCATCATGAATCAAGATCTTATGTACCATAAATTGTGTATCACTCCATGTACCACCAATAAAAACATGACACTTGGCtacttttttaattctcaaacTAAACAGGAGAGTCAAACAACAAACGTTAGTTACTCACTGTTATAGCCGTGAATCTGAGTGGTACCCTTGTCTCTAGCCCTTTGTACCAACTCTCcctatctctctttttctaaaTGGTTTCTATTCTCCACCATGAAGGAAACCCCTCTTCGGTTTAATCAGTGTTTGAACCCCAGTGGATGAGGTTTCGGGTAAAGGTAATCTCTTGGTTTTTTAGGATTTTGGTCCTTGCTGTGGTTAATGTCccaatttcttctcttttgcaGATTTTGGGGTTTGCTATAGGTAACACATTATTAAATTTTTCTCTGTGTAGGGTGTgaatgttgatttttttgaaaagtttggaTCTTTTTGGAGGTAGATTTTGTCTTTTGTATACACCAGATAATAGCACAAAGGAAAGACGCCTAGCATGGGTTCAGGGGATAATTGTTTGACTATGTTGAAGAAAGATTGTTGGAAGGAGATTGCCAGTTTCATGAACCCCAGTGGATGAGGTTTGAACTTCAAtgtgagctaaaaaaaaaaaaaaaagtggtgttGATAGACCAAATTGAAGAGTGAAGACCGAATGTGAGGAAACCATataaaaaagagggaaaaaacaaaacctGCTAAAGTTACACTACCTAGCTACTGTTAAAATACAAGAAAGTAATGTTAAAACGTTAGTATAGAAGGAGAATTAAAAAGGCAGCTAGGTGTCATGTTTTTATTGGTGGTACATAAAGTAATACACAATTTTTGGTACAAAAGATTTTGATTCATCCAGTGGCAGAGCTTGGAATTTTGAATTAGggtcgggggggggggggggggagcgaATTATTCTGTTAAGATAAATTCAAATCACAAATAGACACTTTCCTAAAAAAATCTTCAtaaaatatatgtgtgtatgaaaatataaattttaatccTCTTATTCTAAAGTAAGTTATGTACATATACACAAAATTATCAActttaatatctatatatacacacacctaGACACAAATCTTCTTTATAAGAGAAACTTATAATCTTCTTAAACTCTAATAAGTATAAAAACAATGTATAATTGGGTATACAACAtacaaatatatagaaaaaaaaattaatgtattatCTTCCATCAAAATCATGCTCAACAATTATACTTCAGGTaataaacttcatcaattattatttttataacaaaattattaataatttcctttttaatacataaattgTTTGCAAAACTTCATCcatttttgacaaatcaaaatcataatgTTATAATTGAAGTCTcatatgagcttttttttttttcttgataaaatcttGAGAATAGgaaatttcaaccaaattgCATATATTATCAATGTTGAATGATTTGAATACATTAATAGGTTTTATAATTGAGCTAAAAATTTGGGGTTCCACACTTCCACTATTTACTCACAAAACTTACTACCTAATTATTTCATTCTATTGCACtaggtgtaatttgaacctatctcaaatacacacacacacacacacacacacacacacacatatatataggacaGCTGAGGCATCTCCATCATCTAGATTTTTTCCCCTAACATCTCTCAAGTGATTTCAACAATCTCTAGTTGTAAATGTTTGGTCACCTACATTGAACATCATGGCAACTTTTCCTGTTCGAAGACCTTCACCAAATTTTTCAACTAGACTCTTAGCAGCAGTAGACATTTTTTTGTGGCATCGGAGGTATGACACACTTTTTGAACTAATAATACCATGATTGTGGTTGTTGTCAAATCCCTTCACAACCCAtttttgcaacttattattCTTCATGACCCTAAGCATTGCTTCACATCCAGTTCTAAGACTTGAGCAATTTCTACGGGCCCTGTTTTCATCATCTCTGCTCAAACAATTGTCTaatgcattttttgttttgcgCGGCCCTTCACTACAACATACATAAATTCGACTTATTACATTATCACTTCTGGGTGCTTTTTTACTCGTACAAATACGGATTCAAAAACCTTCTTTTTTGGcaaattctttgtaaaaattttcaacATCATCAAGGGAGTCAAATTGCATTCCGACATATGGCTTGGATTTCAACTCACAATCACCAAAATCTTCAAGCGGTAACTCTTGCTCTGATGGTCTCGAATTGTTTGGGGCATCATATAACTCTTCATATTCCATTTGTGATTTAGTAACTATAAGAACCAATACAAATAATgaacacaaatacaaaatatgaaaacattttaaataaaaatgtttaaaatgaCAAAGATATAAAAATGTACATAATCATAACCAAACACTCAAATCGACACTCAAATTCAATTTGCCTTTGAGAACACgagattttttaaatatatatatatatatatatatatatatatatatattttccattAGTCTAATTATAGACTTGAAACATGAAAACGAGATATTTCTACCAGatagtgttttttatttattttttattaaattgctCCAAAGCAGTTGCATCATCAAAATCATTAATTGGTTGGCAAATTGTTGTTTGTCCATTATTATATCATTATCGGCCACCTATATAAGTTCATgtctattcagcaaaaaaatataGGTTCATGTCTCTTtctcacaaaagaaaaaagaattaatatgtTCATGTCTAGCTTCAGTGATGTCTTTTGTTTATCAATTTCTTCAACTATTCAACagtggaagtttttttttagagcacTCACAACTTGGGGATGTAACTAGGGAACTACCAACGATGTAAGTCACAGTGTAAGTTTCTCTAAATTTCCTACACATACAATGGTTTTATATTGAATATGTAATTTGAGTTCTAACAAATCTGTATTACCACATGATTCTTTGTGAACTATTTACTGtgttcaagaaaagaaaacaaaaaacagagcATCACAAcagagaagaaaggaaaaatagaaacaGAGTACTCACAGTGGTGGAGGAGCAATGGTGGAGGTGGAACAATGGTAAAGCTTTAATGCGATTTATACTCACAATAGAAACAGAGCACTCACAACACGTTAAtgtgattgggtttttttttttcttttttttttttctggcagCAACCTGGAACAATGGTGGAGGAGCAATGTAGAGAGTCaacagaaaagaaaggaaatataGAAACAGAGTACCAAACAGATTAATAGAAACAGATTAAAgaattacattaaaataaataaataaaaaaggaaaaaaagttgaccttgagagagaaagaaagagaactAACATGCAATTGCTATGCGCTAAAATAATGGTGACCCAAGAAACAGAGTACTCACACACACCCACAGTTTGacttggtttttattttttattttttatctctctctctctctctctctggcaGCAACCTGGAACAATGGTGGAAGAACTCTTTAGAGAGTCAGACAGAGACAAACGGAGAGAGAGTcagacgttttttttttttttggttaggttTAGAATTCAATAAATAAAGGATAATTAATGAGATAGTTGTAAGAATGTTAGCATTAATGaaggtctttttttttaccattagatGTACTTAAATCTAATGGCTTAAAAAAGGTGTAATTTGaactcatctatatatatatatatatatatatatatatatatagagagagagagagagagagagagagagagagagagagagagagagatttttgaCTTTTGGAATATAGAGTCTAGAGTCGTCATGATGTGAATACTGGGTAAAAATTAGATGTGTAACTATATTGTGTTAGCTCCAATACATTGAGCCTAATTCATGTCTTAATAACAAAAGGAGCCATGGTTTGTTAtgaataatgaatgataatttgatttgatatttattttttatttagattggTTGGATTAGTTGACTAGATCTCcacataatattaatattttttcttcaacttCTTTGTTTGATTAAGATTTTATCAACTCAATTAGTTGGAATTAATGGAGAAAAAAGGTAAAATGGATTGTTcaacgtgtgtgtgtgtatatatatatatatatatgcaagaggttaatttttatgaaatagaGGGAATCTGTGtgcttttcacttttttattttcttcaaaactttgtcatccttatttatttattatgagcATTGAACCTCGTCATCCTTTGGGATGAAACTtcctatttttgtatttaagagGTCCAAATATTATGctcataaagaaaaaaaaaaaaaatcaaatagtaCCATTAAACTATACTAGCGgacgctataagttgaaactctctaaaaaaaaaatatgccaCACTTGTCAAAACACAAAAGCTTTCATAGTAAACAACATCAAGGGTAGGGTTGAAAACTAATTGTGTTGTTTATGAATAGTTCAAGTTCGGAACAAGAAAAATACTAT from Castanea sativa cultivar Marrone di Chiusa Pesio chromosome 11, ASM4071231v1 harbors:
- the LOC142616752 gene encoding protein FAR1-RELATED SEQUENCE 11-like — protein: MEYEELYDAPNNSRPSEQELPLEDFGDCELKSKPYVGMQFDSLDDVENFYKEFAKKEGPRKTKNALDNCLSRDDENRARRNCSSLRTGCEAMLRVMKNNKLQKWVVKGFDNNHNHGIISSKSVSYLRCHKKMSTAAKSLVEKFGEGLRTGKVAMMFNVGDQTFTTRDC